One Sphaerisporangium krabiense DNA segment encodes these proteins:
- a CDS encoding MFS transporter, translating into MRAHLPLRLARSAAFTVVCVALAVLGHRAAGGQGPASWAVAAGAAAVATLATLVAGRERSPQTVVGFLVGTQVFLHVLFGASADGGNTLHVHLGHGQTLGADLGMVIAHLTATLITGWWLARGESALWSVLRRLGTLAVRRARRLLALLRPGAHVPRRRRARAAVHLGPAPVRRALRHSVRRRGPPLPAAF; encoded by the coding sequence ATGCGTGCCCACCTCCCCCTGCGCCTCGCGCGGTCGGCCGCCTTCACGGTCGTCTGCGTCGCGCTCGCCGTGCTCGGCCACCGCGCCGCCGGCGGGCAGGGGCCCGCGTCGTGGGCGGTGGCGGCGGGCGCCGCGGCGGTCGCCACGCTGGCGACGCTCGTCGCCGGGCGCGAGCGCTCGCCCCAGACGGTGGTCGGCTTCCTCGTCGGCACGCAGGTCTTCCTGCACGTGCTGTTCGGGGCCTCGGCGGACGGCGGGAACACCCTGCACGTCCACCTCGGGCACGGGCAGACCCTCGGCGCCGACCTCGGCATGGTGATCGCCCACCTCACCGCGACGCTCATCACCGGCTGGTGGCTCGCCCGGGGCGAGTCCGCGCTGTGGTCGGTGCTGCGCCGCCTCGGCACGCTCGCCGTGCGCCGGGCGCGCCGGCTGCTCGCCCTGCTGCGCCCGGGCGCGCACGTCCCCCGGCGGCGCCGTGCGCGGGCGGCCGTCCACCTCGGGCCCGCGCCGGTCCGGCGCGCGCTCCGCCACTCCGTCCGCAGGCGCGGTCCTCCGCTTCCCGCCGCCTTCTGA
- a CDS encoding ABC transporter ATP-binding protein produces MSQVIQVRDVARTFTVRRKKGLLRADRLVVEAVRDLTFDVAAGEFVGYLGPNGAGKSTTIKMLTGILAPSAGRIRVAGLDPSRRRTALARRVGVVFGQRTTLWWDLPLKDSFTLVRHLYRVDRERHRARLAELCEVLDLGPFLHKPVRQLSLGQRMRGDIAAALLHDPPVLILDEPTIGLDVVTKAAVRGFLRGLNAERGTTVLLTTHDLGDIERLCRRVMLIDHGRLAFDGTVDQLMATAPEETSIEDVVTRLYTGAAPETPRA; encoded by the coding sequence GTGAGCCAGGTGATCCAGGTCCGGGACGTCGCGAGGACGTTCACGGTGCGCCGCAAGAAGGGCCTGCTGCGCGCCGACCGGCTGGTGGTGGAGGCCGTGCGCGACCTGACCTTCGACGTGGCGGCCGGGGAGTTCGTCGGCTACCTCGGGCCGAACGGCGCGGGCAAGTCGACGACGATCAAGATGCTGACCGGCATCCTCGCACCCTCGGCGGGGCGCATCCGGGTGGCGGGCCTGGACCCGTCCCGGCGGCGCACGGCGCTCGCCCGGCGCGTCGGGGTGGTGTTCGGGCAGCGGACGACGCTGTGGTGGGATCTGCCGCTGAAGGACAGCTTCACCCTGGTCCGCCACCTTTACAGAGTAGATCGCGAACGGCACCGCGCGCGGCTCGCCGAGCTGTGCGAGGTCCTGGACCTCGGGCCGTTCCTGCACAAGCCGGTCCGCCAGCTCAGCCTGGGCCAGCGCATGCGCGGCGACATCGCCGCCGCGCTGCTGCACGACCCCCCGGTGCTGATCCTGGACGAGCCCACCATCGGCCTGGACGTGGTGACCAAGGCGGCCGTGCGCGGCTTCCTGCGCGGCCTCAACGCCGAGCGGGGCACCACCGTGCTGCTCACCACGCACGATCTCGGCGACATCGAGCGCCTGTGCCGCCGGGTGATGCTCATCGACCACGGCAGGCTCGCCTTCGACGGCACCGTGGACCAGCTCATGGCCACCGCCCCGGAGGAGACCTCCATCGAGGACGTCGTCACCCGCCTCTACACGGGCGCCGCCCCCGAGACGCCGCGCGCCTGA
- a CDS encoding ABC transporter permease produces the protein MGEAAGLVRTYVLLAVTWLRAAAQYPLSMTLLMAGSFVVSGLDMAAIAVIFTHTGSLGGFTLHEVMFLYGTAGVSFALADILFGNVERLSRHVRTGSFDTMLIRPVSPFVQMAVDQFSFQRLGRVLQSVVVLAIALPALDVPWRRLWMLPVMLLCGIVLFTAIWTLGGALQFLLTDAPEVANAFTYGGGQLTQYPLSVYGGELVRAVTFIVPLAFVNWQPALYVLGRPDPLGLPHWLRFAAPAAALALACVAAWAWRAGLRRYRSTGS, from the coding sequence GTGGGTGAGGCGGCCGGCCTCGTCAGGACCTACGTCCTGCTCGCCGTGACCTGGCTGCGCGCCGCCGCGCAGTACCCGCTGTCGATGACGCTGCTCATGGCCGGGTCCTTCGTGGTCAGCGGCCTGGACATGGCCGCGATCGCGGTGATCTTCACGCACACCGGCTCCCTCGGCGGGTTCACCCTGCACGAGGTGATGTTCCTGTACGGCACCGCGGGCGTCTCCTTCGCGCTGGCCGACATCCTCTTCGGCAACGTGGAGCGGCTCAGCCGCCACGTGCGGACCGGGTCCTTCGACACGATGCTGATCCGGCCGGTCAGCCCGTTCGTGCAGATGGCGGTGGACCAGTTCAGCTTCCAGCGCCTCGGCCGCGTGCTGCAGTCGGTCGTGGTGCTCGCCATCGCCCTGCCCGCGCTGGACGTGCCCTGGCGGCGCCTGTGGATGCTCCCGGTCATGCTGCTGTGCGGCATCGTGCTGTTCACGGCGATCTGGACGCTCGGCGGCGCGCTGCAGTTCCTGCTGACCGACGCGCCCGAGGTCGCCAACGCCTTCACCTACGGCGGCGGCCAGCTCACCCAGTACCCGCTCAGCGTCTACGGCGGGGAGCTGGTGCGGGCGGTCACCTTCATCGTGCCGCTGGCGTTCGTCAACTGGCAGCCCGCCCTGTACGTCCTCGGCCGCCCCGACCCGCTCGGGCTGCCGCACTGGCTGCGCTTCGCCGCGCCCGCGGCGGCGCTCGCGCTGGCGTGCGTGGCGGCGTGGGCGTGGCGGGCCGGGCTGCGCCGCTACCGATCGACGGGGAGTTGA
- a CDS encoding ABC transporter permease — MFVFGFRRHAAYRTAALAGAFTNTVFGVLRAYVLIALWHARPGLAGYDVTDAVTFCFLTQAFIGPMQVFGGGLELGQRVRTGDVALDLVRPASLQMWCLADDLGRAGYLILLRSVPPTLAGAVLFGVRFPPDAAMWAWSLVSMVLGIVVSFGLRYLVAIATCWIVDDRGLQSLSLVMTTFFSGMVLPLVLFPGLLGTLAQALPWAAMVQVPADVFLGKRDPLGALALQAAWVAVLLGLGALLTRSARRRVVIQGG, encoded by the coding sequence ATCTTCGTCTTCGGTTTCCGCCGCCACGCGGCGTACCGGACCGCCGCACTCGCCGGGGCGTTCACCAACACCGTCTTCGGCGTCCTGCGCGCGTACGTCCTGATCGCCCTGTGGCACGCGAGGCCGGGCCTCGCCGGGTACGACGTCACCGACGCGGTCACGTTCTGCTTCCTCACCCAGGCGTTCATCGGCCCCATGCAGGTCTTCGGCGGCGGCCTGGAGCTCGGCCAGCGGGTGCGCACCGGGGACGTCGCGCTCGACCTGGTGCGCCCGGCCTCGCTGCAGATGTGGTGCCTGGCCGACGACCTCGGCAGGGCCGGGTACCTGATCCTGCTCAGGAGCGTCCCGCCCACGCTGGCGGGCGCCGTGCTGTTCGGCGTCCGGTTCCCTCCGGACGCGGCGATGTGGGCGTGGTCGCTGGTCTCGATGGTGCTCGGCATCGTGGTCAGCTTCGGGCTGCGCTACCTGGTCGCCATCGCCACCTGCTGGATCGTGGACGACCGCGGCCTGCAGTCCCTGTCCCTGGTGATGACCACCTTCTTCAGCGGCATGGTGCTGCCGCTGGTGCTGTTCCCCGGCCTGCTCGGCACGCTGGCGCAGGCGCTGCCGTGGGCGGCGATGGTGCAGGTGCCCGCCGACGTGTTCCTCGGCAAACGCGACCCGCTCGGCGCGCTGGCGCTCCAGGCCGCGTGGGTGGCCGTCCTGCTCGGCCTCGGCGCCCTGCTGACCCGGTCGGCGCGCCGCAGGGTGGTGATCCAGGGTGGGTGA
- a CDS encoding MarR family winged helix-turn-helix transcriptional regulator, with translation MTDEFQTAFWTAKRAMAMAAEAAYNRHGVRAGQQFILQCLWETDGLAPGEIARRLELATPTVTRATTRMEAAGLLRREPHPTDARLVRLRLTERGRELEDVIADEMLRLSERALRTLDAAEREQLVRFLGEIRRNVS, from the coding sequence GTGACCGACGAGTTCCAGACCGCTTTCTGGACGGCCAAGCGGGCGATGGCGATGGCCGCCGAGGCGGCTTACAACCGTCACGGCGTGCGGGCGGGACAGCAGTTCATCCTGCAGTGCCTGTGGGAGACCGACGGACTCGCGCCCGGCGAGATCGCGCGGCGCCTGGAACTGGCCACGCCCACCGTCACCCGGGCGACGACCCGCATGGAGGCGGCGGGGTTGCTGCGCCGCGAGCCGCACCCCACCGACGCCCGCCTCGTCCGCCTGCGCCTGACCGAGCGCGGCCGGGAGCTGGAGGACGTCATCGCGGACGAGATGCTCCGGCTGAGCGAGCGCGCGCTGCGCACCCTGGACGCCGCCGAGCGCGAGCAGCTGGTCCGCTTCTTGGGGGAGATCCGCAGGAACGTCTCCTGA
- a CDS encoding alpha/beta hydrolase, which produces MEQDIDVDVHPVYPVSWRAGAFNGLLRGTTKPISAILLRHSVGMTVLARLAALGERLPLMAPPEVEIVKDSDLLHPTPCPHETPLAPPTPGSPPAMNRPTESEVGSAPVGGARSAEEPGRGTRSGGGDGGTPAGEEVMRTPARRGSACGSEWVRAGHDLDEDKVLLYFHGGAYFLCSPATHRPITWRLSAVARRPVFAFDYRQGPEHSLAESLADALGAYDELLDRGYDARDIVLGGDSAGGHLTLATLLALRDRGAPLPAAAICLSPWADLSDARRSANRWADPILPAGRVDWLARRWTAGLDRRDPLVSPVYGDYSGLPPLMVVTGSTEVLRDEGRRVALQARRAGVKVTYEEWHRMPHAFPILADVLPEARLIFRHIERFLLAVSAGSGALADSAADPSGPGPEQDGSLSALSARDAVPPQRPGPDSAAA; this is translated from the coding sequence GTGGAGCAGGACATCGACGTGGACGTCCATCCGGTCTACCCGGTGAGCTGGCGCGCCGGCGCCTTCAACGGCCTGCTGCGCGGCACCACCAAGCCGATCTCGGCGATCCTGCTGCGCCACAGCGTCGGCATGACCGTCCTCGCCCGCCTCGCCGCCCTCGGCGAGCGTCTCCCCCTCATGGCACCGCCCGAGGTCGAGATCGTCAAAGACTCCGACCTCCTCCACCCCACCCCCTGCCCCCACGAAACGCCCCTCGCGCCCCCCACGCCCGGAAGCCCGCCGGCGATGAACCGCCCCACCGAGTCCGAGGTCGGGTCCGCCCCGGTGGGCGGTGCGCGGTCCGCCGAGGAACCGGGACGCGGCACCCGGTCCGGGGGTGGCGACGGCGGGACGCCGGCCGGGGAAGAGGTCATGCGGACCCCGGCGAGGCGCGGGAGCGCGTGCGGGTCGGAGTGGGTGCGGGCCGGGCATGACCTGGACGAGGACAAGGTGCTGCTCTACTTCCACGGTGGGGCGTACTTCCTCTGCTCGCCGGCGACGCACCGTCCGATCACCTGGCGGCTGTCCGCCGTCGCCCGCCGTCCCGTCTTCGCCTTCGACTACCGCCAGGGCCCGGAGCACTCGCTCGCAGAGTCTCTCGCCGACGCCCTCGGCGCCTACGACGAGCTGCTCGACCGCGGGTACGACGCCCGCGACATCGTGCTCGGCGGCGACTCGGCGGGCGGCCACCTGACCCTGGCCACCCTCCTCGCCCTGCGCGACCGGGGCGCGCCCCTGCCCGCGGCCGCGATCTGCCTGTCGCCGTGGGCCGACCTGTCCGACGCGCGGCGCAGCGCCAACCGCTGGGCCGACCCCATCCTGCCCGCCGGGCGGGTCGACTGGCTGGCCCGCCGATGGACGGCCGGGCTGGACCGCCGCGACCCCCTGGTCTCCCCGGTGTACGGCGACTACTCCGGCCTGCCCCCGCTCATGGTCGTCACCGGCTCCACCGAGGTGCTGCGGGACGAGGGACGCCGCGTGGCCCTCCAGGCGCGCCGGGCCGGCGTGAAGGTCACCTACGAGGAGTGGCACCGAATGCCGCACGCCTTCCCCATCCTCGCCGACGTCCTCCCCGAGGCCCGCCTGATCTTCCGCCACATCGAACGCTTCCTCCTCGCGGTCTCCGCCGGCTCCGGCGCCTTGGCGGACTCCGCCGCCGACCCCTCGGGCCCCGGCCCGGAACAGGACGGTTCCCTCTCCGCGCTGTCCGCGCGGGACGCCGTCCCCCCGCAGAGGCCGGGGCCCGACTCCGCCGCCGCCTGA
- a CDS encoding serine/threonine protein kinase, whose product MPPGVRPLTVGDPVIIGRCLLLGRLGAGGMGVVYLAEHPEGGLVALKTPHAVHLADPTLRARFTEEVEFSRRVVPFCTAAVLEHGVDRDRPYLVTEYIPGPSLSQVVAARGPLTPDLAYGVALGAAAALSAIHEAGFVHRDLKPGNVLLSPRGPRVIDFGIARDLDAAVAHTQAGQVMGSPGWVAPERLTGGPAIPASDIFAWGCLVAYAATGHHPFGTGEADVVTRRILVEHPRLSAVPKLLADPVSAALAKEPGQRPGAAALLEWLLEAGGVERAWDRRDAVDAVMEEIWAPVPYPAVRRGRANGPGDGEPGATTGARAARRSAARRGHASHAGFAALATVSIAALTVVAAGAGRTTVEPRAERPGTAPVVVPIEGSRVPVEVPDPSVRVAVSGTASRDAEIPGSRPPQLTYVPSPAATRRPGPTGGPVDGGDPWETRAPSPRPEPERTTAPPPPAADPPCTDKRGRERPCKPTKEPRPTPTRTATKTPTKTPKPTVSISQIPEWGDGESAQPSPIPTITESSTA is encoded by the coding sequence ATGCCTCCAGGCGTCCGGCCGTTGACGGTGGGCGACCCGGTGATCATCGGGCGCTGCCTTCTCCTCGGCCGTCTCGGCGCCGGCGGGATGGGCGTGGTGTACCTCGCCGAGCATCCCGAGGGCGGCCTCGTCGCGCTCAAGACCCCGCACGCCGTCCATCTCGCCGACCCCACGCTGCGCGCCCGGTTCACCGAGGAGGTCGAGTTCTCCCGCCGCGTCGTCCCTTTCTGCACGGCGGCGGTGCTGGAGCACGGCGTGGACCGCGACCGCCCCTACCTCGTCACCGAGTACATCCCCGGCCCCTCCCTGTCGCAGGTCGTCGCCGCGCGCGGCCCGCTGACCCCCGACCTCGCCTACGGCGTCGCGCTCGGCGCGGCGGCGGCGCTGTCCGCCATCCACGAGGCCGGGTTCGTCCACCGCGACCTGAAGCCGGGCAACGTCCTGCTGTCCCCGCGGGGGCCGCGGGTCATCGACTTCGGCATCGCACGGGACCTGGACGCCGCCGTGGCCCACACCCAGGCCGGCCAGGTGATGGGCAGTCCCGGCTGGGTCGCCCCCGAGCGGCTGACCGGCGGTCCGGCCATCCCCGCCTCCGACATCTTCGCCTGGGGATGCCTGGTCGCCTACGCCGCCACGGGCCACCACCCCTTCGGCACCGGCGAGGCCGACGTGGTCACCCGGCGCATCCTGGTCGAGCACCCGCGCCTGTCGGCGGTCCCCAAGCTCCTGGCCGACCCGGTCTCGGCCGCGCTGGCCAAGGAACCCGGACAGCGGCCCGGCGCCGCCGCGCTGCTGGAGTGGCTGCTGGAGGCCGGGGGAGTGGAGCGCGCCTGGGACCGCAGGGACGCCGTGGACGCCGTCATGGAGGAGATCTGGGCCCCCGTGCCGTACCCGGCGGTCCGGCGCGGCCGGGCGAACGGTCCCGGGGACGGCGAGCCGGGCGCCACCACCGGCGCGCGGGCGGCCCGCCGCTCCGCCGCGCGGCGCGGGCACGCCTCGCACGCCGGGTTCGCGGCCCTGGCCACCGTGTCGATCGCGGCGCTGACCGTCGTCGCGGCCGGCGCCGGCCGGACCACCGTCGAGCCCCGGGCCGAGCGCCCCGGCACGGCGCCCGTGGTCGTGCCCATCGAGGGCAGCCGCGTGCCGGTGGAGGTGCCGGACCCCTCGGTGCGCGTGGCCGTCTCCGGGACGGCCTCGCGCGACGCCGAGATCCCCGGATCCCGGCCGCCGCAGCTCACCTACGTGCCCTCCCCGGCGGCGACGCGGCGGCCCGGCCCCACCGGCGGCCCCGTGGACGGAGGGGACCCGTGGGAGACCCGGGCGCCCTCGCCGCGGCCCGAGCCCGAGCGCACCACCGCGCCGCCGCCGCCCGCCGCGGACCCGCCCTGCACGGACAAGCGGGGCCGGGAACGCCCCTGCAAGCCCACCAAGGAACCCCGGCCGACGCCGACCCGCACGGCCACCAAGACCCCCACCAAGACCCCCAAGCCCACGGTCAGCATCAGCCAGATCCCCGAGTGGGGCGACGGCGAGTCCGCGCAGCCGTCCCCGATCCCCACGATCACGGAGTCCTCCACGGCCTGA
- a CDS encoding ABC transporter ATP-binding protein has translation MNRENGRDGGSGAAVEIAGMTVKVVGRTLLAEVDWRVEYGEHWVILGPNGAGKTTLLSVASAVRFPSSGTAAVLGHRLGRVDLRELRRHIGLVAAGGRLVDEALMEEESLTAHTVVLTGYTGSSVPLWDRYGPREHEKAHSLLADLGCKDLADRPFAVCSQGERGRVRIARALMADPAILMLDEPFTGLDLPAREDLITAVEDLAESRPALTTVLVTHHLEEVPATTTHALLVHDARILAAGPVQEVLTGDNLSQCYGRPLLLDHADGRWYVRAARRPR, from the coding sequence ATGAATCGGGAAAACGGCCGGGACGGCGGATCGGGCGCGGCGGTGGAGATCGCCGGGATGACCGTGAAGGTCGTCGGGCGCACGCTTCTCGCCGAGGTGGACTGGCGGGTGGAGTACGGCGAGCACTGGGTCATCCTCGGCCCGAACGGCGCGGGCAAGACCACGCTGCTCTCGGTGGCCTCGGCCGTGCGTTTCCCCAGCTCCGGCACGGCGGCGGTGCTCGGTCACCGGCTCGGACGGGTGGACCTGCGCGAGCTGCGCCGCCACATCGGCCTGGTCGCGGCGGGCGGGCGGCTCGTCGACGAGGCCCTGATGGAGGAGGAGTCCCTGACCGCCCACACGGTCGTGCTCACCGGGTACACCGGCAGCAGCGTCCCCCTGTGGGACCGCTACGGCCCCCGCGAGCACGAGAAGGCGCACTCCCTGCTCGCCGACCTCGGCTGCAAGGACCTGGCCGACCGGCCGTTCGCGGTGTGCTCCCAGGGGGAGCGGGGACGGGTGCGCATCGCCCGCGCGCTGATGGCCGACCCCGCGATCCTGATGCTCGACGAGCCCTTCACCGGCCTGGACCTGCCCGCCCGCGAGGACCTGATCACCGCGGTCGAGGACCTCGCGGAAAGCCGTCCCGCGCTGACCACGGTGCTGGTGACCCACCACCTGGAGGAGGTCCCCGCCACCACGACCCACGCCCTGCTGGTCCACGACGCCCGCATCCTGGCCGCGGGCCCGGTCCAGGAGGTCCTGACCGGCGACAACCTCTCCCAGTGCTACGGGCGACCACTGCTCCTGGACCACGCCGACGGCCGCTGGTACGTGCGCGCGGCCCGCCGGCCGCGCTGA
- a CDS encoding aminoglycoside phosphotransferase family protein has translation MTDARTAETRPVITGALVRRLVGARFPRWAGLPLEPLGPAGSDHVIYRLGEELSVRLPRHAGAIRQAEKEAEWLPRLAPHLPLAIPVPVAVGEPAFGYPWPWAVSRWLEGEAATVEALGASSRAAVELAEFLIALQRFDTPAAGTRDELTAPPLADRDRATRAAIAAVGGVFDTAAMTALWDAALGARGWDRPPVWFHGDFHTGNLLTVGGRLSAVIDFGELGVGDPACDLTIAFTLMSAGSRAAFRAALGVDEATWLRGRGWALATGLNAYTAYAAVDPRVAAQTTRQITEALIG, from the coding sequence TTGACGGACGCGCGAACCGCGGAAACCCGTCCCGTGATCACCGGCGCGCTGGTCAGGCGCTTGGTCGGCGCGCGGTTCCCGCGCTGGGCCGGCCTGCCTCTCGAACCGCTCGGCCCCGCCGGGTCGGACCATGTGATCTACCGGCTCGGCGAGGAGCTGTCGGTCCGCCTGCCCCGGCACGCCGGCGCGATCCGCCAGGCGGAGAAGGAGGCCGAGTGGCTGCCCCGGCTTGCCCCGCACCTGCCCCTGGCCATCCCGGTGCCGGTGGCGGTCGGTGAGCCGGCCTTCGGCTATCCCTGGCCGTGGGCGGTGTCGCGATGGCTGGAGGGCGAGGCGGCGACCGTCGAGGCACTGGGCGCCTCGTCCCGGGCCGCCGTCGAACTGGCGGAGTTCCTGATCGCCCTCCAGCGGTTCGACACGCCGGCCGCGGGTACGCGCGACGAGCTCACGGCCCCGCCGCTCGCCGACCGGGACCGCGCGACGCGAGCCGCCATCGCGGCGGTCGGCGGCGTGTTCGACACCGCCGCCATGACCGCCCTGTGGGACGCCGCGCTCGGCGCCCGCGGCTGGGACCGCCCGCCGGTCTGGTTCCACGGCGACTTCCACACCGGCAACCTGCTGACCGTCGGCGGCCGTCTCAGCGCGGTCATCGACTTCGGCGAGCTCGGCGTCGGCGATCCGGCCTGCGACCTGACCATCGCCTTCACGCTGATGTCGGCCGGGAGCCGCGCCGCCTTCCGTGCGGCGCTCGGCGTGGACGAGGCCACCTGGCTCCGCGGCCGCGGCTGGGCCCTGGCCACCGGCCTGAACGCCTACACCGCCTACGCCGCCGTCGACCCGCGGGTCGCCGCGCAGACCACCCGCCAGATCACCGAGGCCCTGATCGGCTGA
- a CDS encoding cation:proton antiporter — protein MSRPAAEAAKTTVPAQADEGRPRLDATAWAGPRPRAAVPTYLLVVAVPALIALALLLTARESSGPRTTGGPVAADHGVQLFISFALVILAAELFGRFAVRLGQPMVVGEIFAGICLGPSVLGGFAPGVVSWLFPAELRPVLQGLADLGLVALMFCVGQETRHAPLKGQRRTAMAVAHAGIAGPFLGGVLLATFLYRDWAGPQANPVIFAMFLGSALSITAFPVLARILVERDMLRTMAGRLSMLCAAIADVVAWCLIAAMTAVAGRDTPAHAVITVVLVVVYGAAMATLGRRLLERLFAALEGRGDELRLLVLLAGLLLSAAATSAIGIHAIFGAFLYGLCCPTGALSKLTEQINVVSATLLLPFFFVGTGLRTDIWRSGFDLGLAGVTALIVVVAMAGKVAGPVLMARASGLGRHDAATVGVLLNTRGLTELVVLNLGLALGLLGDRLFVALVLMALITTAMTAPLLGLLNRSGISGRQASPRRL, from the coding sequence GTGAGCCGGCCCGCCGCCGAGGCCGCCAAGACCACCGTGCCCGCCCAGGCCGACGAGGGCCGGCCGCGGCTCGACGCCACCGCCTGGGCCGGGCCGCGCCCCCGGGCCGCCGTCCCCACCTACCTGCTCGTCGTCGCCGTGCCCGCCCTGATCGCGCTCGCGCTGCTGCTCACGGCCCGCGAGTCCTCCGGACCCCGGACGACGGGCGGGCCCGTGGCCGCCGACCACGGGGTGCAGCTGTTCATCTCGTTCGCCCTGGTGATCCTCGCCGCCGAGTTGTTCGGCCGGTTCGCCGTGCGGCTGGGGCAGCCCATGGTCGTCGGAGAGATCTTCGCGGGCATCTGCCTGGGGCCGTCGGTGCTCGGCGGGTTCGCTCCCGGGGTGGTCTCCTGGCTGTTCCCGGCCGAGCTGCGGCCCGTCCTCCAGGGCCTCGCCGACCTCGGGCTGGTCGCGCTGATGTTCTGCGTGGGCCAGGAGACCCGCCACGCCCCCCTCAAGGGCCAGAGGCGGACCGCCATGGCCGTCGCGCACGCGGGCATCGCGGGCCCGTTCCTGGGCGGTGTGCTGCTGGCGACGTTCCTGTACCGCGACTGGGCGGGGCCGCAGGCCAATCCGGTGATCTTCGCGATGTTCCTCGGCTCGGCGCTGTCCATCACGGCCTTCCCCGTGCTGGCCCGCATCCTCGTCGAGCGGGACATGCTGCGCACCATGGCCGGCAGGCTGAGCATGCTGTGCGCCGCGATCGCCGACGTGGTCGCCTGGTGCCTGATCGCCGCCATGACCGCGGTCGCGGGCCGCGACACCCCCGCGCACGCCGTGATCACCGTGGTGCTCGTGGTCGTCTACGGCGCCGCCATGGCGACGCTCGGACGCCGCCTGCTGGAGCGGCTGTTCGCGGCGCTGGAGGGCCGGGGCGACGAGCTGCGGCTGCTGGTACTGCTGGCCGGGCTCCTGCTGTCGGCGGCGGCGACCTCCGCGATCGGCATCCACGCGATCTTCGGCGCGTTCCTGTACGGCCTCTGCTGCCCCACCGGGGCCCTCAGCAAGCTGACCGAGCAGATCAACGTCGTCTCGGCCACGCTGCTGCTGCCGTTCTTCTTCGTCGGCACCGGCCTGCGGACCGACATCTGGCGCAGCGGCTTCGACCTCGGTCTCGCGGGCGTGACCGCGCTCATCGTCGTGGTGGCGATGGCGGGCAAGGTGGCCGGCCCGGTGCTGATGGCCCGCGCCTCCGGGCTCGGGCGGCACGACGCGGCCACCGTCGGCGTGCTGCTCAACACCCGCGGCCTCACCGAGCTGGTGGTGCTCAACCTCGGGCTCGCGCTGGGCCTGCTCGGCGACCGGCTGTTCGTCGCCCTGGTGCTCATGGCCCTGATCACCACGGCGATGACGGCGCCCCTGCTCGGCCTGCTGAACCGGAGCGGGATATCGGGTCGACAGGCGAGCCCGCGACGCCTTTGA
- a CDS encoding carboxylate-amine ligase produces MDEQSENRQFQYRSPVASAVGAHHPAEDPRPPGDGVTLGVEEEFLLVDPCDGVPAHANARVLADLADTPANTGDAEYKAELLGSMMEAASPVCTSLAQLRARLISGRRRLADAAARAGVRAVATGTPVVRAPAPREVSAKSRYREMRDLYGLLVTQQETCGCHVHVGVADRETAVAVVNRVRPWLPTLLALSANSPFCEGVDTGYASWRTVALSRWPATDIPPRFSSAAHYDRVTAMLHAGGALVGTAHPYWLVRPSGRFPTVEIRVADVAATVDEAVLQAALGRALVRTALTDLAAPAAPDEEQILKAALWAAARYGLGGGGVHPTTGERMPAMALLEEMLAWIAPALRDLGDEEETGRLLAALTRTGTGADRQRALAAAGLDRAASQVIDAFDLAKTTP; encoded by the coding sequence ATGGATGAACAGTCGGAAAACCGGCAATTCCAGTACCGCTCACCCGTCGCCTCGGCCGTCGGCGCGCACCATCCGGCCGAGGACCCGCGACCACCCGGCGACGGGGTGACGCTCGGCGTCGAAGAGGAGTTCCTGCTCGTCGACCCCTGCGACGGCGTCCCCGCCCACGCCAACGCCCGCGTGCTGGCCGACCTCGCCGACACCCCCGCGAACACCGGGGACGCCGAGTACAAGGCCGAGCTGCTGGGCTCCATGATGGAGGCCGCCTCCCCCGTCTGCACGAGCCTCGCCCAGCTCCGCGCCCGCCTGATCTCCGGCAGGCGCCGCCTGGCGGACGCCGCGGCCCGGGCCGGCGTGCGGGCCGTCGCCACCGGCACCCCGGTCGTGCGCGCCCCCGCCCCGCGCGAGGTGTCGGCCAAGAGCCGGTACCGCGAGATGCGCGACCTGTACGGCCTGCTGGTCACCCAGCAGGAGACGTGCGGCTGCCACGTCCACGTGGGAGTGGCCGACCGGGAGACCGCCGTCGCGGTGGTCAACCGGGTCAGGCCGTGGCTGCCCACCCTACTCGCGCTGTCGGCCAACTCGCCGTTCTGCGAGGGCGTGGACACCGGGTACGCGAGCTGGCGCACCGTCGCCCTGTCCCGCTGGCCCGCCACCGACATCCCGCCGCGCTTCTCCTCGGCCGCGCACTACGACCGCGTCACGGCCATGCTGCACGCCGGCGGCGCCCTGGTCGGCACCGCCCACCCGTACTGGCTCGTCCGCCCGTCGGGCCGCTTCCCCACCGTCGAGATCCGCGTCGCCGACGTGGCCGCCACCGTGGACGAGGCCGTCCTGCAGGCGGCGCTCGGCCGGGCCCTGGTCCGCACCGCGCTCACCGACCTCGCGGCCCCCGCGGCACCGGACGAGGAGCAGATCCTCAAGGCCGCCCTGTGGGCCGCGGCCCGCTACGGCCTCGGCGGCGGCGGCGTCCATCCCACGACCGGGGAACGGATGCCCGCCATGGCCCTGCTGGAGGAGATGCTGGCCTGGATCGCCCCCGCCCTGCGCGACCTCGGCGACGAGGAGGAGACCGGCAGGCTCCTGGCGGCCCTCACCCGCACCGGCACCGGCGCCGACCGCCAGCGCGCCCTGGCCGCGGCCGGCCTGGACCGGGCGGCCTCTCAGGTGATCGACGCCTTCGACCTCGCCAAGACCACCCCCTGA